A stretch of the Glycine soja cultivar W05 chromosome 13, ASM419377v2, whole genome shotgun sequence genome encodes the following:
- the LOC114382819 gene encoding E3 ubiquitin-protein ligase MARCH7-like: MATEAAGSSKDNNNQGHVTTENRADIPKQKGPAPSEITEELPREQHGARQNLILDIPAISQEEAREDYVRINMPLTPPPRRVIFSPCPSPVFPRSKESPGPSSSKSKSNIKTFLPKLSLKFRNTSSEIEKAAFLALEGSTVAPKKPFLSRTLSLVTPRGKKTSSLPVTPIAHSNPGSVHGGNLVYAETVEKELNLPIHRSRSVPVLNKEGNSPVRGMFRIVPTTLRLDEKIASATPMTSPIHDTVKNEDGGEDIPEEEAVCRICFVELGEGADTFKLECSCKGELSLAHRECVVKWFTIKGNRTCDVCKQEVQNLPVTLLRVQNGQAHNMLGADASQYRVWQDAPILVVINMLAYFCFLEQLLVSNMGSGAIAMSLPFSCILGLLASMTATTMVRRNHVWIYATVQFCLVVLAGHLFFSLVHMQAVLAILLATFTGFGVVMCGASILMEILKWRGRSLAQSNQQQGSQEAIPPPDQSSTVAHQPQIGSEQTESNLGESPAQRS, from the exons ATGGCAACTGAAGCTGCAGGCTCTTCCAAGGACAACAATAACCAAGGCCATGTCACCACTGAAAATAGGGCTGATATCCCAAAACAAAAG GGTCCAGCACCATCTGAAATAACTGAGGAACTCCCAAGAGAACAACATGGGGCAAGGCAAAACCTTATCTTGGATATTCCTGCAATATCTCAGGAGGAAGCAAGAGAAGATTACGTGAGGATAAACATGCCTCTAACTCCGCCTCCAAGAAGAGTGATTTTTTCTCCCTGTCCAAGTCCTGTTTTCCCCAGAAGCAAAGAATCCCCAGGTCCCTCCTCATCAAAAAgtaaatcaaatattaaaacctTTCTTCCCAAACTCAGTTTGAAATTTCGTAACACAAGTTCGGAGATTGAAAAGGCTGCCTTCCTAGCACTAGAAGGATCAACAGTGGCACCAAAAAAGCCTTTTCTTTCAAGGACATTATCTCTTGTCACACCTAGAGGGAAGAAAACATCATCCTTACCTGTAACCCCAATTGCTCATTCAAATCCAGGGTCTGTACATGGAGGGAACTTGGTTTATGCAGAAACAGTT GAGAAAGAACTGAACTTACCAATCCATCGTTCCCGTTCAGTACCTGTGCTTAACAAAGAAGGTAACTCACCTGTACGTGGCATGTTTCGCATAGTTCCGACCACACTACGATTGGATGAGAAAATTGCCAGTGCAACGCCTATGACATCTCCAATTCATGATACTg TTAAAAATGAGGATGGTGGTGAAGATATTCCCGAAGAAGAAGCTGTTTGTAGAATTTGTTTTGTTGAACTCGGAGAAGGTGCTGATACTTTCAAATTGGAGTGTAGCTGCAAAGGTGAGCTTTCGTTGGCACACAgagaatgtgtagtcaagtgGTTTACCATTAAAGGTAATAGAACTTGTGACGTGTGCAAGCAAGAAGTTCAGAATCTACCTGTCACTCTTTTACGAGTTCAAAATGGCCAGGCACATAACATGTTAGGGGCTGATGCTTCTCAATACAG ggtGTGGCAGGATGCTCCCATTCTTGTTGTTATCAACATGCTGGCTTACTTTTGTTTTCTTGAGCAGCTTCTT GTGTCTAATATGGGATCTGGTGCTATTGCCATGTCTCTCCCATTTTCATGTATATTGGGTCTTCTTGCAAGCATGACAGCTACAACAATGG TGAGGAGAAATCATGTTTGGATTTATGCAACTGTTCAGTTTTGTCTGGTGGTTCTTGCTGGacatctttttttctcattg GTTCATATGCAAGCTGTTCTAGCTATCCTTCTAGCTACATTTACTGGGTTTGGAGTGGTAATGTGTGGAGCTTCTATTCTTATGGAGATTTTGAAGTGGAGGGGAAGATCACTTGCTCAATCGAATCAACAGCAAGGTTCCCAAGAGGCAATACCACCACCTGATCAATCATCTACAGTTGCTCATCAACCTCAGATTGGTTCTGAACAAACTGAAAGTAATTTGGGAGAGTCTCCTGCACAGAGGAGTTGA